The Flavobacteriales bacterium nucleotide sequence ATCAGCACGGGCTTCTTCAAGCGTATTGGAATAGTTTTTAAGAGTTTCTTTTGGCGTGCCTATTCCATCATTGATTCTGCCAGAGGCATGTCCGATAACCTCGTGCATGGCGGTGTGAAGTTTTCCACCCAATTTACTATATTTTTTTACTCGTTCTCTTACCGCCTCATCCAAGTAAAATTCATCCACCGAACCACTACCAGCCGCATCTTCATAAGCCTGAACAATATTGCCCAAACTCACTGATTTTGAACCATGAGTAGCTCGAATCCAATTGCTGTTTGGCAGATTTATTCCGATTGGAGTTGATGGTGCGGCATCACCACTTTCCATGGCCACATTCACTACTTTATAGCTCACACCCACCACATTTGGTTTTTTGTGCTCTTTCATTATCGGCGAGTTATCTTCAAACCATTGAGCATTTTCGCTCATTGTCTGCATACGTTTCGAAGCTTCGAAATCTTTAATTTGAACCACTCCTTCAAAGGCACCTTTGTAGCCAATGGCATCTCCATATACCTCAATAAAACCAAGTATAAAATCAATATCCCCTTCGGTTGATTTTACCCATTCAAGATTTGTTTTGTCCCAAACGCTCAAATCTCCAGTTCTGAAATATTCAATCAACATTCCAATATGTTTGGCTTGCTGGTCATTCTCGGCCACGCCTTTGGCTTTTTCGAGCCAATAAATCATTTTATCCATTGCCGCTCCATACAAGCCACCTGATTTATAGGTCAAATCTATTAGCTTGCCATTTTCTTTTACCAACCTTGAGTTTAGGCCATATTCTATTGGCTCTTTCTCATCCTTTTTCATTTGATTTTTGTAATGAGCAATTGCCTCGGTTTCACTTATTCCATCGCCATAATAGTTGTTGGCAGAAGAAACAATTCCGTCAAAACCCTTTTCTTTAACCACTTTTTTAGCATCTACCTTTGGGTCGAACAAAATGGTTTTTAATTTTGCGTAAAGAGATTCTTTTGTCTCATTTCCAACTAAAGGCCACGTTGCTTTTGGCGAATTATTCATCAGGGTTAAAAAGTAATCAGCCGAAAATTCGGGCATAATTTTTTTCTCAGAATAGTGATGATGGATGCCGTTGCTAAACCAAATTCTTTTGAGGTAAACCACAAAATTATCCCAATCTTTTCCAGACTTTTCGCCTTCGTAATTCTCATAAATTTGCTCTAATGTTCTGCGAATCTGAATGTTGTGTTTATAATTGCTCGCATAAATTATATCTCTACCACACAAAGAGGCCTGAGATAAATAATATACCAATTCCTTTTGTTTGGCCGATAAATTTTCAAAACCCGGCACTTGGTATCGCAACACCTGAATATCGGCAAAACGGTCAACTTTTACATCAAATGTCGATGTATCTTGGGTTGCTTCTGTAACTTTTGTTTCTTTCTTCTTTGTATTTTTACAGGAGACAACCAAAAAAAACAATGCGGCCAATCCCCAAATCAATTTATTTTTCATATTTCTTATTTTCTTTTTGAGTAATGCAAATCAATGATTTTTTTAGAACTATTGCCAGCGAAAATAAAAATGAAGCAGCTATAACCAATCTTCTCATTACTCAATGCGTTGCAAAAATCAAAAAATAAACAAATCAACTAATTTTGCCCGATGCTTTACTACTTTGTAAAAATTATCATGCTGCT carries:
- a CDS encoding dihydrofolate reductase, whose protein sequence is MKNKLIWGLAALFFLVVSCKNTKKKETKVTEATQDTSTFDVKVDRFADIQVLRYQVPGFENLSAKQKELVYYLSQASLCGRDIIYASNYKHNIQIRRTLEQIYENYEGEKSGKDWDNFVVYLKRIWFSNGIHHHYSEKKIMPEFSADYFLTLMNNSPKATWPLVGNETKESLYAKLKTILFDPKVDAKKVVKEKGFDGIVSSANNYYGDGISETEAIAHYKNQMKKDEKEPIEYGLNSRLVKENGKLIDLTYKSGGLYGAAMDKMIYWLEKAKGVAENDQQAKHIGMLIEYFRTGDLSVWDKTNLEWVKSTEGDIDFILGFIEVYGDAIGYKGAFEGVVQIKDFEASKRMQTMSENAQWFEDNSPIMKEHKKPNVVGVSYKVVNVAMESGDAAPSTPIGINLPNSNWIRATHGSKSVSLGNIVQAYEDAAGSGSVDEFYLDEAVRERVKKYSKLGGKLHTAMHEVIGHASGRINDGIGTPKETLKNYSNTLEEARADLVGLYYIYDQKLVDLGLMESLDVGKAQYDGYITNGLMLQLRRLEAGENVEEDHMRNRQLVAKWCMEKGAAENVIEKKVVNGKTYFVINDYAKLKVLFGDLLREIQRIKSEGDFAAAEKLVEGYGIKADQELMKEVKQRYEQFNIAPYSGFVQPTLTPVMNGDAFKDLKVSHSQNFIEQMLYYSKNYSFLGNDGN